Within the Fusarium keratoplasticum isolate Fu6.1 chromosome 1, whole genome shotgun sequence genome, the region CCCAAAATCCAACGAAGCAGGGAAAGACGGTGCCAAGAAAGGACCTCGGAAGCGCTTGTTGGTAATATGCGGTACCTACTCGATCGGCAAGGAACGCATCtgcatctccatcgccaaggcatTAAAGTCCAAGATCTTTGCGTCACCCGGAAAGATCAAGATATGCAAGCAACTCGGTGACCCGGAGTTAACGGCTCTCCTGACTTCTGACCCCCTCGAGGCACAGGTTCATATGCAGATGCTAATGGAGCTACGCGCCGAGACTCTCCAGGAATATCTCAACAGCTACAAACCTCACTTCAGTCGCATCGTGGGCTTCCGTCCCAGTGGCTGGAACTTTCGGCCCGCTGGCAAGGCTATCGGGGCAAATACTTCACCTGGAAGCATCCAGACAGAGCAGATCCTTCACGGCAAGGGTTGGCGAACCCGTTTTGGATACAAAGACTTTGTGCCGCAGAGGGGCAGCACCAAGGAGGCCATGTGCTTTGGCGTGCCATACTCGGAACACAGCAGTTTCCGGGAGCTGGCCATGTTTGTCATGAGTTTGAGGATTGAAAGGGTGGTCCCAACCGTCAACGTGGGCAGTGAGCAGTCTAGAAAAAGAATGAAGTGCTGGATAGATCGTTGGATggcagagaggaggaggggaggcATTGTAGTGCCACTCATTGAGGGTGAAGACGATGAGAGGATATCAGAAAAGGATTTGTGGGATGGTAAATCGGGCAAGGGAGGGGGGGCCTATTGGTAGCGAAATGGTTGTAGGATAGGATCGTGTATAGTAGCCTGTAAAGTAAAGCCTCGTTTGGCCCTCTAATGTCTCGTCATGACAGCATCACAAGCACGGAATGGGAAAAGAAGAGCATTTCATTATCCATATCAGGAGCCAACGCCACATGAATCCCCCTTTTGCCACTCCAAGTTATCCATGCATCTCTCCCTTGTTGGGAATCTATTCCATGACACGTCGCTTTGCTTTCATAATACTCTGTTTACTTGGCCTTTGCCTGCTGAGCCGCAGCTTCTACAACGCATCCAGTcagtcttcttctctctccagTAAAGAAAATTCAGGACTACTTACCCCTTCGGGTGGCATCCTCCAGCAGCTGCGTGTCCACCGACGCAGCGGGGAGGTGGACATATCTCACCACGGAACCACGGATGAAGACGTTCTTAACGGAGCTCTATTACAAGGTCAGCGTTGCAAAAATTGATAACAGTAAAGGGGGCGCACCATGTGGGGGtacttgagctcctcgacaacctggatatcgtcgagcttgatgttgaggtACTGGTCCACGCTCTTGAGGATGCCCTTGAGCTGGATGTCGTTCTTGAGCTCGACCGTGACCTCGTGGTCGATGAGGGtcttgaagaagcttgaAAATTCATGTCAGAACGTGAACAGGTATGAAAGGTTACGTTGGGAGGAGGGCTGAATGAGTacctgaagaagagcatCTTGTCGGCGGTAGAGGGTGAGTGAGAGAATGAGCCGGGGTTTCTGAGCCTCGCAACGCCTTAGTCTCACGTTTAAATGGAGTATTTGTCCGTGTGCAAGAGGTATAGGGACTTCTTGATTGATTCACGGACTTTAACGGCGTAAAAGAATGGTTCAGATGAGGACGTGGGCGATTTAGTTGGTTGGTGGTGCAGGATCTCCATCATGAACGCCTAGGCACACGACGGTGATTGTCACGTGACTGTATCAAACTCTCAATCGCCTCCCATCAGGGCACGTCACGCGTGAATCAAGTGGTAATTCAGAGAAAACGAGCAAAGGTGACAtggtattataaatataattccTATGCTTGGGTCTCTTATTGTTGATTCTATCAGGCATTCAGTCTACTTCATATTCACTCTGTAGTTACACAGTCCTTGAACAGGACGAACCATTCAACTCCCCTCCCCGCGCCTTGGTACACCTCCCCTGGATGTGGTCAAACATCTCAGGAACATGTCAAATGGCATTTTCTTTATGCAGCAGCGAGTGCCTTGTTTCCCATATGCACGCCCTCGCTTTCCAATACAGCTGGGCCACACAGTAAAAAGCGCTCCCGTGCCCAGTTCATGCGCTACGTTATGTAGTTAAATCAATCGAGATCCATGCCCCCTCCCAACGCCATGCAAAGCCCAGTAAATGGTGGTTTTCACTTTCCTCCTTTCGTGATTTCGTGACATTAGCCATGGCGGATTTAGGCCACGTAGCGGTACAGTGATGGCATGCCGTCCTCGTCGGGTCGCTCCAGGTACTCTCTCGCGATGAGATCCTCGATAcgcttcttgatgagggaCACTTCGGGTCGGAACCGGCCAGAGAGCTGAGTGAGAACTTCGCTGACGAGCTGCGAGTGGCTGAGTTCCTTGCGGGACCTGTAGCTGGTTAGTATGTCTACACGCGTGTGGTTCACCATCCCAAGTACGTACTTCATGATTCTCACAACCGCCGCGTCAACGATGTGAGCTCTCGTCTGGTTGTTCTTTTCCTCAGTCTTCTTTCTCTCACTCGTGTCCTCAACCTTGGATACTGCGTTGATTATGGGCGCCTTGATTCTGATCGTCTTGCTCTGGAAGGAGGCGTTGAAGGAGAATTTGTCAGTGGGCTTCACCGACTTGGACAGgggctccttggccaggacGCGTGATTTGGGTGCCACAGCAATGGCCGTTAGAGTTCGCATAAGATCCGGGGTCGAGatgttggtcttggcttGAATCTCCTCAAAGCTGAGAGactcgccctcggccagGTCGTTGAAGAGTAACAGAACAACCATGCCAAAGGTTGGCACATTGATCTCATATCTTCGCTCCCGAGACAACGGACCAGATTTGCCAGGGATAGCCGGGAATGTACACTTGACATCGGCACTTCCAGTTGTGCCAATCCAGGTGAGCTTGCGTCCGTTGCGGTTGGTAAGATAGAACTGCTCGAAGCTCGCTTGTAGTCGTTGCACCTCCGGTGGGTATTCGCACGTCACCCGAGAACCCTCGCCAATCTGTGCAGTTCGACCCATAACTTCAGGAGGCCAATAGTTTGTCGTGAGCAcgttgatgttgagatcTATGACCTTGGCACCGTCACCAACGTTGCGGATGTGGTCTCGGTAGCCGCTGCTAAGATCAGAGGAAGTGGCCAGGTCTCTGAACATGCCCTCAAACTTGCTAGTGAACTGCTGGCCCATTTCTTGCTTCATCCGAGAAATGATTTGTTTTTCCACGTCATGGCTCTCCGACTTTCCGTGGAGAAGTCGTCGTGCTAGGTGTCTCTGGTAATACGTCTGGAACAGGTCCCTATCCTGCAGGTACCGAATCAGAACAATTGCCTTTTCAAGGACGACATCGACCTCAGCCTccgtcttgcccttgatgccTCTCTTCAGGTTATCATCGATAAACAACGAGACGTATTCAGAGCACCGAGCAAACATGTTGATAAAGTCGGAGAAGCTCTTGGTCAGGGCGCTCTGGATGATCAAGTCGTTCTGGAAGCACTGCGTCCAGAGAGCATCAAACTTGTCCTTCAGACGCAACACATCATCCACCCACttgacagcagcagctgtCTGCTGCGCAGCAGGGTTCAAAGTCTTTGCCTTGTCTCCTTCGCCACCATCCTCGCCTTCACCATGGCCAGTCGAGAAATCGGTGCTCTTGAGGTTTTTCTCAATCTCCAAACCAAGCTCAACCACACGGTGCTGCAAGATTTCTTTAAGTGCCGTTTTCTTGGGGTCGACTCGCGAGATAAGACGGTAAAGGATAGAGAGTTCGTCAatcttgtcgttgtcgatCATCCACCTCAACCCGCTCCCTTCCAGCGCAAGGAACTCGGACATGTGGGCGACAATGAGCTCCTGGTCGATGGTCTCCGTAACCTTTGGTAACGTCTCCAACTCAATCGTAGTTCCGCACCGGTCAATTTCCTCGTTTAGTCGCTGCTGCGTGTGTCGAAGCCAGGTGCCGGCATCTGACTCACGTAAAAGCTTCTTGCCTTCCGCGGCATAATACGCTTTGCTGTTGGCGAGGAATCGAGGCTCGAATACGGTGAGGTATAACTTGTCGTtctcgctctcctcctcagtctcgTAGAGACAACTAAGCATACGACTGCAGCTTCGAACGAGGTTTCTGTCGATAATATCTCCCTCACGCTCCATATCGATCTGGTCAAGGATGACGGATATCAGGATATCAATGACGGTAtccttggtgttggagtTCAGGCAAGAACGTAGGATGTGATCTCGGAAGAGGGCGATGGTGGTGGCGAAGATGGGTACTCGCTGAGCCTCGAGATGTGAATAGCCCCGATCGAGGTACATGAGAATATCGGCCGTCATGTTCATCGACATGTTGTGATCCTCCCACGTGTCTCGTAGTCCCTTGAGGAACTTTTCTCCCGTTTGACGTCTCTCGTTGACCGACGTCACCGATGTTCGCTCGACGCCGATGTTGATCAGGCTCGTGGTAACGAGGTCTCGGATCTTGGGGATAACATGATCGGCAAACCACTGCTCTTCGAAAGCCTTGACCCGATCATACAAGGCCTCACCTTTCTTCTTAAGAACAATTTTGTAGGCTGCGCGATAGAGTTCTTCGAAGGACAGTCGGCTGCAGTTCTTCTGGTGGATGTCGCGGagggcctccttgagcaTGTTCCAGCAAGCCTCAAAGTCGCCTCCTTCGTCGCGTTCGTTCGGCTGTAACGGTGAGATCAGCATACTTCACCCAAGCACAT harbors:
- a CDS encoding U6 snRNA-associated Sm-like protein LSm2, coding for MLFFSFFKTLIDHEVTVELKNDIQLKGILKSVDQYLNIKLDDIQVVEELKYPHMSSVKNVFIRGSVVRYVHLPAASVDTQLLEDATRREAAAQQAKAK
- a CDS encoding CULLIN-2 domain-containing protein; translation: MISGRGGSGARAGRIRPPRRIVRPNERDEGGDFEACWNMLKEALRDIHQKNCSRLSFEELYRAAYKIVLKKKGEALYDRVKAFEEQWFADHVIPKIRDLVTTSLINIGVERTSVTSVNERRQTGEKFLKGLRDTWEDHNMSMNMTADILMYLDRGYSHLEAQRVPIFATTIALFRDHILRSCLNSNTKDTVIDILISVILDQIDMEREGDIIDRNLVRSCSRMLSCLYETEEESENDKLYLTVFEPRFLANSKAYYAAEGKKLLRESDAGTWLRHTQQRLNEEIDRCGTTIELETLPKVTETIDQELIVAHMSEFLALEGSGLRWMIDNDKIDELSILYRLISRVDPKKTALKEILQHRVVELGLEIEKNLKSTDFSTGHGEGEDGGEGDKAKTLNPAAQQTAAAVKWVDDVLRLKDKFDALWTQCFQNDLIIQSALTKSFSDFINMFARCSEYVSLFIDDNLKRGIKGKTEAEVDVVLEKAIVLIRYLQDRDLFQTYYQRHLARRLLHGKSESHDVEKQIISRMKQEMGQQFTSKFEGMFRDLATSSDLSSGYRDHIRNVGDGAKVIDLNINVLTTNYWPPEVMGRTAQIGEGSRVTCEYPPEVQRLQASFEQFYLTNRNGRKLTWIGTTGSADVKCTFPAIPGKSGPLSRERRYEINVPTFGMVVLLLFNDLAEGESLSFEEIQAKTNISTPDLMRTLTAIAVAPKSRVLAKEPLSKSVKPTDKFSFNASFQSKTIRIKAPIINAVSKVEDTSERKKTEEKNNQTRAHIVDAAVVRIMKSRKELSHSQLVSEVLTQLSGRFRPEVSLIKKRIEDLIAREYLERPDEDGMPSLYRYVA